CTGAGTGAGTGACAGCCAGCTcctgagagctgccctggcacagctgccctcaGGGTGTCACTGCCAAGGGGCTGCACCAAACTGCACATTCCCCCTCAGCTGAGgtagcagcactgctgccatcTGAGCTGTCAAAGCCCACAGGGAGGATTCTCACACTGATGAGCACTGTtataaaagcagaataaatcACTGCTGTTTTCCTCAATGACAGGGATAATCAGCTCCATACAGTTCCATCTGCAGAAATCAGCTTTTACATGGTAATTCAGTACCTGCTCATATCCACTAAGAGTAAATTATCAtatcagttaaaaaaagaagtgactTACAAATTGTGCTAGAGCAGGTAAAAGAGCCCTGTACTGTGAACACAACCACCCTTAAACTGTACAAACTTGAGTataaaaggcaaataaataGCTATCTAGCACAACAAAATCATATTTACCCTTTATTAAAGCCTTGTTAAGAAAGGTTAACAATTAATATATTCATTGCTTTTATAACTTTTGCTCCTAACTGAATCTTTTAACCCATTAAATTTTAAGTCTTCATGGTACCTAAGGATCCCACCCACTGATGAGACCCCATTTAACCTACAACTGATGGACAGTCTGCAAAAACTCtacccagggcagcagcaagCAGCTGCCTCCCATCTGATGTTAGAAACAAAGTTCAAGACTTGTTTGATGCCAGTGTCGAAATCCAGTGCTGATGATCAGCACTTGAATAATGTACTGTGCTTCCAAGGACAGTGACAAGAGTTTGGATTTCACATGTAAGTTAAAGACCAAACTCCACAATTTTActaaaaattgcattaaaaagaTAAACTAGCGTGAGGGCTTTGTGCTGGTTTATGATTTGATATTAGATTTACAGTGCTACTATAAGGTGCCTGCATGTTCTATTTCCAATGTAAAGATAAATTCTTAGGTTATGGAAACTCCCATCCTGCCATCACTTTGATACAATGTAATAGAGTATAAAATACCTTTGGGGTCGGCGTTTGGAAACAGCCTGTTCCATGGTACCTTATTTTTGTGTGGTAGAGAAAGCAAGTAGTTTCTGGCCTTTAAATTTATTATACAATTCAAATCTTCTTGGGAAGGGGATCCAAGTATAcctaaaaaatatgaatataaacAATAGTGCATTCTATGAAAATCACGTTAACACAGCTGTATCATATCTGCTAAAATTCAGTATTAAAACTGCTGGGAAGGAGATTTCAGACCAAATGTTTTAAGGATACAGCATACCTGAGTAGGTTTTAGAAACTTTTACTAAAAACAatttgttaaataaataaatggatcTGAGTGTCTAATGATCTGTAATCTCTTAAAAAGATCCCAGTAAGTGGTGTAcctaaagaaattttttaaaatttgaccTGGACCTAATAATAGATGggcttttaatttatttttttagattttgttttaaaaatatatctgctGATGTAGTAAATAAATTGCTAAGTATCCTCTAGTTGTCCCTAAAACAATGATTACCTGTAGCAATTACTGCAAAAATAACTAGAGGGGACAGCGGACACACCTGCAGATCCACACCTTACACAGCAACCCACTGGAGAAAGACCAGCCCAGCTGGCAGAAACGATGGAGAGAGACAGATGGAtgtgaaaatgctgcttttccataAAGCTTACCAAGGATATGGTTAAGTTGGTCAAGGTagtgttttcctgggaagaTGGGTCTGTTGGAGAGCATCTCTGCCAGAATGCAGCCCACTGACCAGATGTCAATAGACTTGGTGTAACCCTGCAAGTGaagcagaaacacatttttgtaaaatttttGTATAATAGCAGCAACATGTTACTTTAGTAAACTGTGAAAGTGCACACAAATCATCTTCTTTTTTAGATGAGTCGTGCTTGCTCAtgctgtttgatttttctgtacAAATGAAATAATCAAGAACCATATATCAAAACACTACTTTGAAGGGGTTGCAAGAACTGAAGCCTCCAAGATATACTTttccaaaaggattttttatGTTTAGCTAAACCTATTACCAACTGCAAATTATTGAGATTCCCTAATTTTATAAccaatttaaatgaaaacattttggaaacCAGGTATTCTGAATTGCACAACCCCTGACAGTGCTGAACATGTGTGAAAGCAGCTGTCCCTGAGGGGATCTAAGCAGCACTCCAGGACAAGGCCTTTGGCAATGGGGGAAATGGCCAAATCAATGGCTGCTGGTTGGCTGCTCTGTACAACGTGACAGGTTGAGGTGAAGATGCTGGGAGGAGACCACAGCAGTCACTGGGATATAACAGGAATGGAACACACATTCAGTGGGATATCCACGTGTATGGCTAACCCTTGCCACCCACAGGAAAAGGCACAGCAGTGAAACCCGGCAGTGGCAGAGCCCCACTGTGCCCGGcctgctgccactgcccctCCCTTGGGAAGGCTCTGTCCCCACTGACCCCACAGCCACTGGGCACCAGCTCCTCAGGATGTCATCCCTTCACCATTTGTGTTCAAGGCACCAGAATCAGAAAAGGAATCACACATTAAGCCAGGAACTTTTAATGTGACCACCTcttacaaatacaaaatatattcGTTGTGAAAGCCTTTCATAAGTAGATGTGGGTAGCCCAGTGCTGTGGCCTCAGTGagggtttaaaataaaagatgtgAGTTTAAAATACAAGAAGCTGGAGGAAAACACCCCCAATTTTCTTAAAGTGCTTGGACACACTATTGACataccaaaacaaacccaccaaCTGGAAAAGCTGTAAATGCTACAGCAACAACAGCTGTCCcagaatataaaatacagcTCCAGGTGTCAGCCAGGTGTTTTGTTAACAAGTGTCTGGCTGTGGGAGTGAACACAGGGGTTCTGAAGGACACCCAGCACCCACACAAGGATTGGATGCACCTTAAAATGGCCACAGAACACAACAGTaattcaaaatatataaaaaccaAAGGAATGATTTCGTGAAGACTATGTGAATGCAATTAAGACTGACACATAAGAAGGATCACATGCCTTCATTCAGAATCAGATTCACCCTCATTATACATTCTAAACCTAAATTAAGATGTCAAGATAACATTAAGGTAACATTTGCAGCCTTGATGGAGGCAGCAGTGGAATGCTCATTCCTACCACTCCTCTCCAGCTCAGTGGCACAGCTGGTGATGGAAGCATTCTCATGACTGGCAACGAACTGGAGGTGTGGGAAGTCGAGCACGTGATTTCTCAATTCTAGTACCCAATAATTGCTTCTAGAATCACAATTTATTTCAAGCCAGGAGCTCTACTGGAAACCATGCCCACTTCTCCCCAAGGCTGTGCATGTGTTCTGATCCTAAAAACAGAGAAGGGCTTgctgttcccagcacagctggaattcACAAGAGAAtaagcagcaacagcagcacccCAGCAGCTCACTGTGCCCTTACCTTAGAATTCAGCATGATTTCAGGAGCCCTGTACCAACGTGTGGCCACATACTCTGTCAGGAATCCTGTGTGATCATGATCAGGATCTGCAACGCGAGCCAATCCAAAGTCACAAATCTGGTTTTAGAgaagtaaatagaaaaaaaaaaaggcacattaGACACACATTTCCAATACTACAACATTACTAATTCACCATTCCCCAATCAATGATGTAACACCCACAAATGCAGAGATGGCAACCTATGTTTTTAGAAAAGTTATTGCACAAAGGTGAAGAAAGATGTTTTGGATCAGTTACAAAGAATATCCAACTGTCATTCAGGGGCCAGTAAGAATAAACAGTTCACAATTTGTGTTCCATTACAGACTTGCTTACAGCACCTTCGGCAAACAGGCAAAGATACACTGCTCCAACCTCTCAGAACCtcaccagaaaacaaaaagaatagcAATTAACACTTCCAGAAAACATAATTAGCAACAAACACATTTGTAACCAAGTTCAACACCCGATTTTACAAAAGCTATCATTATAACTGCATCTTTGCATAAGAAACAACCTATCCAATCATGAGATAATGGTAGACTGGAGAGATTATGGGCTGTTGATGGAAGCATAAGcctaaaagacaaaaaaaaaaattccccaaaaacaaaacacaagaaagaaaatatttctcaacCCTTTAtaaggaaaacagatttatctaactatgaaaagaaaaacaaacactgatCTAAGACTAGCGAGAAAAAGGTGGTTTTAGTTATGCTCTGGTAAGGAGGCTCCAAGGTTTTCAGAGCTATTTAGTGTCTAgagagaaattaagaaaattgaaaatgtgAAGACAGACTGCTgtagagcagagcagctgttcCTTTCTTACCCTCCCAAAGGTCAGTGGAAAGGTTGTTGAGTGGCATATTAGACACACTCACAAGCTTCTGCTGCCCCCCAAAAAATACCAGGTTATGATTGACACACAAAGTGTATTTCCATGAAAGAATACATACTCTCAGGAAAACCAGGCATCAAATGTAGGAATGGCAAACAGTGGGAGGTTCCTctgctttatttgttttataataTTTACTCTTAGATAGTTAATTGTATACAGTGATTATACTGAAAATGTGAAGTGAAAATAGGCTATAGTCAATAAAGTCAGTAATGGAAAATCCTaccaaaaccacagaaaccTCACTTTGCCCTGGCAGatatttcttaattttcctgTAGGGGACAGCCTATCAGTGAAATAACTGATAGATCAGTTAGGGAAGAAATACTTCACCTGACTAAAAGCTACATCTGAAAGACAAGATTCAGCAGCTGACTGTTACACAGAGGGTCTGAAGAAAAGGCAATAATGAATGTCATAAGCCAAGCTGCATGCCATTACTTTAGCTacgtattaaaaaaataaacccagctCCCTGAATCCTTAGAGAATAACCCCAAAAAGAACCTTTTTAAAGCATGGCAAGGCTCTCCCAGGCTACAGgaacagagcagctgccttGTGTGCAATTAGCTTACATAAAGAGACTCAGTACAAATAATCAGAAGAGCCTCCTCTAAAGAAAGAAACTAAGAAACCATAAGAGGACAGCTTAGagacttcagaaaataattatgcaGCAGGAAAATTGTTGTAATCTCTTCCTCCTAACCTCGGAAAAAGCTAGATAAGATTACAGGCAAAGAGACTTGTGCAGAATTTCAGTATTACACAAAAGCAAAGTGCTAGGGTTTGTTACtactaaaacaaaagaagaaagacaCTCTCTGGTCCACAGTGAAAAGCAAGAACTGAATTACAGAAGATGTCTCTGAATCTCTCAACTCAAGTAGAAAAATGCTCATGGGATGGAAAGGAAGAATAATGACAAAGAGAGCtcattaaaatgacaaaaagccCCTGCTGACTGGAGCAGAAACAGGttaagcagaaaagcagaaacaccATTATTGAGGAAGACTTCAAGGTTGAAGCTACAAGGAAGAGGTTTTGGCTGCAGAGCTGACAGAAGTGAGCACAGAGTGAAAGGGACGCTGGAGATCCAGGGCTCTGCCTGAAGCCCCGGGTGAGGGacgggcacagccctggctgtggctggggaggGCAGACACTTCTCACCCGTGCCAGTAGGacacagagagcagctgccctgctgcaggggctctgGGGCCACTGTGCCCGTACAAATGATGATGTGTAGCAAGCAAAGCACCAGGAGTTGGTTTTTAGGCTTCTCCACGTGAAcgaaaacagtaacaaaaataaaataaacaatctgAGAGCAATACAATAACAGGCAAATTTTCTTGGCATTTTCACTAAGTCATAGCAGAGAATAAAAAACTACATCATGAAAGACCCAGGTATGTCAGTCAGTGCTTCATGCCTTGGAGAGACAGAACAAATGCTACTGAGACAGAAGAAATTACTGCCCtgctaaataaattttaaaataataaacaaacaaacaaataaataaatagaaccAGCATCCTATCTATATATTTAGCTTCCACTTCTTGAAAACAATGTTCTTGCAATCACTATCGGGGTTTTTTAAATAGAGATGGCTTAAAATTGGATGAAGCTATCAAGCAGATGGGAAGATTTAGGAGGATCATGTACATGCAACCATTTACTAAGCAAATGAAATGACACCAACAGTACTACTAATATACTGAAATATCTGCAGTTGTATTGttgagcagcctgtgcctctgTGTATTtgtataaaaagaaacaagagacATTAAGTTTAATTGCTACTGATAAGATGGTGGTTCAAACAGTTGCATCTTCTGAGTAACTGGTAAAATCATGAAACTAACTtgcagttttcctttaaaaaaatccctctctcATCACCTTTTCATGCCTGCTGCAGTAGGTAACAATTCTTGGTTGTTTTATTAACTGAGTTTTCATTATGTAGATAGAATTGATCGTGTAGCCAGTCTTTAGAATGGACCAGCATACAAACAGCAAGGAATTGTGTGACACTCTTGGAATTGTGACAAACCTGTACAGCCCACAACTGGTTCACACTTTGAAgagggtgtttttgttttgtggtttgtttatTGAGAAAGTTAGAGCTACACTAAAAATCAAAGGGCAATTAGGAGCAAGACAGTATTCAACAAACACAGTTGTACCACCTGGGATCAAGCACTGTAAACTCAGCAATTCCACTCCATCAATGGCCAGCAGCAAATACGTGATGTACAGTGAAAAGGGGAACGTATTCCAATACCTCTCTCATCTTCCACGGATCTGCCACTGTGGGACTCTAAACCTCAGGGAGTACTCAATAAGGGTATTTTTCTGCTAACTtgcttggtgtttttttaaaaactgcaataTCTACAGTGCTCTGTGATATCAAATTCCACAGCTTAACAAAGCTGCAAGTAAACTTCACCTGCTCCTTTTCTCCCCCCCAGCCTTTTCCATAGGTAAGGACAGTGAACACAACTGCTCCCTATTCACCACCTCTATGCCACTGACAACATTATCAATGTTGGCAAATTCTATTGGATTCCTCTGTTCCTCAGCAGAGGAGATCCAGGCTAAATAGCTCTTTGTGTTATGGAGAGCAGTACTCTGAAATCCTGCTCTCCTCATATCATCAGGAGAAGTGTGATAACTATGATCACACTGAAGACTCAAAACCAACTGAAAGGTACAGAATggcatgttttctgttttattctctATTTCTGTTCTATTTCTTCACACTTGGTTTGCTTTACTGAATGCTACTAAGTACTGAGCTGACATTTTCCAAGAATCATAACAGCTCTAAGCTCTGTAGTATTAACGAGTACAGAGCCGATCACTGGAAATGCAAATTAGGAACATTCCCTCCCTAAGTAACTGCCATGCATTTAATCAGCACTGAATCTCAGACACCGCTTTAGCTGTCCACTAATATGAAGTCCTTTTCCAACAACAAAACATTAACAGTGTACACAGAGAAATCAAATCTTGAAACATACACAGTTCTGAGTTTACTTTTGAGGTAAACATGATGCTGCTTCAGATCAGTATTTTCACCCAGCTTTCAAAGAGGCTGTTTCCAAGTCAGCCTCCAGATGGAAACAGTGATGCACTCATTACAGCAGTCTAACAGATTCTTAGTCACTCAAATCTTGGTAATTATTTTATCAAACCAAATAATGTTTTGGCAATCTTTCCAGGACAAAAATCACATTAATACCCAGTAAAAACCCCATATTCATGGAAAATCTGTAAGAAATTTCAACTCACCTTGAGATCACATGTGGTGTTAAGCAGCAGATTTGAAGGTTTGAGGTCACGGTGAAGCACATTGGCTGAATGGATATATTTTAACCCTCTCAGAATCTGGTAAAGGAAGTAACAAATGTGGTCGTTGCTGAGGTGTTGAGTCTTTAGGAGCTTGTAAAGATCTGTCTCCATAAGATCTTGCACAATGTATCTGTGAGGTATTAGATGTAAGGCAGCAAAAAAACTTGGTGTCAGGTCAGAGATCAACGTACAGTACCCAAGGAAACTTCTAGAGCACCTTTTCTCTCTTATTTGTCTGTTTGATGACAACTATGAAATTGTGTAGCTGACTCTTGCTTTACAAGTGTGGAATCCAATCAATCCTGTTACATGATGCAGCCCTTTATAGAATAAAGAGGCACCAGCATGTGATCCTCTCAAATTAATCATCATAAACCTCTATTTCTTCATAGTAGAGCTTGACTTTTATTGGAATCTTAATTTCATCTGATTCCTATCCTGCTTGCCAAGAAACAAAGGGTGGTTTTTTGGTTAATGAGTAATAAGCTTCCAAGATACTTGCTTGCAATTGCATAAAAGCAGGAAATGTAGAAGATCTCATAATTTCTGATCAATTTTCTTCATTATGTCCCCactttaaaaattcagctgTTCTTCTCTACTATATGTATTAATTATGCTACATGGAACACAACAGTCCTTCTTGTCCCAATATTAAATCCCTATAGCtcattcagattattttttaataagattgcgatgaaaatgaaaagaaggtgtgggggtgttttttttggtttttttttttggttttttttttttgttttttttttttggtgtttgtttttttgtttgtttgtttgtttgtttgacagGAATGAGTTAAGTAAAATCTTCTTCCCCCTTAATTCAATAAAATTTGAGAAAATTATAGCAGAGTCTggccattttattttctcatcaaAGCAACCAGTTGTAACAGGAGCTTTACTAAGATCAAATGTAGTTTTAGAATTATGTGACTAAACTAAATCTTCTCTACAATGTTGAGTTCTTTGCCTTGGAAGACAGAAGATATTCtcttttcctggaaaagaaagaattaaactAGTGCTCATCTACATCAAAACTATAAACTGATCAAATACTATTAACTTCCCTTTTGATTTACAATAACAGAAGCCaacttttattaatatttaggAAGGAAGAGGATGAAGGGGAAGAAACAATCAAAAGAGAGGAGGCAACCATTACTAATGATGCCAAATAACACTGAAAGGATACACATCTTTCATCTGTTCAATAGTTGGAGCTCTGATAATGTCATTTATTCCAATAATATTCTCATGCCTGAAGCGCAGTAGGATCTTGATCTCTCTCAGAGTTCTCTGGCAGTATGTCTGATGCTCAAAAGGACTGATTTTCTTTATAGCAACTCGAACTTTGTTGACGTTATCATAAGCAGAACTAGAAGAGAATCAATAACATCAATTACAAGGAACATTAAATTCATTcaattcagaaagaaagaatgggAATTCATTTAACACAGGGTTGGTGCATTTTGTTTACATTTACTTTTATCAAATGGGgagaggtgacagtgacacgCCTTTTAGTTTGGTGAACTGACAAAACACTGTTGTTCTTTCACCAGCCTATTTGGGTCTCTACAGCCATTGGCTTTCCCTGCTGACTTGGAGTCTGTGGTTCGTGGGTACTGCACAAAGAAAAAGGTATTTGTTCTCTTTATCAGCCTGTGCAACAACCAAGTCTGAGGTTTTTTCTAAATGCTGCAATCATCAAAAGTTTGAGAAAGTTCATCTAGAGTTAACCCATTCACTTTGGGCTGCAGAAAAACCTTCAGAAATTATCTCTTAAGCAACAGAATACCACATCCTGTGTCCAGCTCCCACAAGTAATACCAGTTGTCACAATCTTTCATGCTTCCATCAATCTATACTTGTCACCACCTCTGCAACAGACACGGAAGAACAAAAGAGATGGAGAATTTGTGACAACACCTTTCCCAGTTCAGTTCCAAAGATAACAAGAGTTTGAAGAAAGCAAGCTGTATCCAGGTACACACATGagtgggagcaggcagcagcacagtgaggaTCACAGTGACTGTGACCCACGGTAAGGAACTCACTGCCTTCTACATTTACAAGACTCTTTCCAGGAGCTCAGAACTCCATTCCCAGCTACACCAATAAACAGGCTCAATAAGTAATATCTCTGTTCAACATGCCTATGCATTCATGAAGAATATCACAGCCTGAGTCTAATTAAAAGTCTCAGTAAAACATACCTAATTTTTTGAAATCTGGACTAGGAATTCTAACAAGTTTTAGTATGTTTTCTATGGTCTTGTTTATATAAATTACAAAGCATCTCATTATCCTATCTTCTACTGTATTAGAAGTATATGGtaatttaattaattagaaTTTAGATGTGTTTATATGATTCTTGTCCCTACTCAAGCCTGCTACTGCATtattaggaaattaaaaaataatcaagccTACATTCCATACATTTCTGTTAGCCTCAactatttaatataaaaatataatcatACCAGCCAAGGAGGCTTTATATCCTACCAGTTTTCTATAATTGAGCCC
The nucleotide sequence above comes from Vidua macroura isolate BioBank_ID:100142 chromosome 18, ASM2450914v1, whole genome shotgun sequence. Encoded proteins:
- the MAPK1 gene encoding mitogen-activated protein kinase 1, which encodes MAAVSGAGAAGGSASAGGPEMVRGQVFDVGPRYTNLSYIGEGAYGMVCSAYDNVNKVRVAIKKISPFEHQTYCQRTLREIKILLRFRHENIIGINDIIRAPTIEQMKDVYIVQDLMETDLYKLLKTQHLSNDHICYFLYQILRGLKYIHSANVLHRDLKPSNLLLNTTCDLKICDFGLARVADPDHDHTGFLTEYVATRWYRAPEIMLNSKGYTKSIDIWSVGCILAEMLSNRPIFPGKHYLDQLNHILGILGSPSQEDLNCIINLKARNYLLSLPHKNKVPWNRLFPNADPKALDLLDKMLTFNPHKRIEVEQALAHPYLEQYYDPSDEPVAEAPFKFDMELDDLPKEKLKELIFEETARFQPGYRS